The genomic window GGGAAAGTGCACGGCCATGATCCACTTCTTGCCGTCGCGATCGGCGACAGCGTCTCGTCGGCCATCCGGCCCGCCGAGCGGATGCGAGGGGTCGAGATTCTTGTAGCCGTCGGCGAGCAGAACCTGCGCAGCGAGGCGCTCTGAGAGGGCTTGTCCGTAGGTCCATTCGCGCAGCCGGTGCCAGGTCTCATCGGGTCGCTTGGACATGCGCTGGCTCCTTGGCTCAATCATCGGGGGGAACTGTCATTTTCGCAGGTGGCTCAGCGTCGATGATTCGGATCGTCGGCGGAGTGCCTGTGGAGAGCCTTCGTTCTGACCGGTCGATAAAGCAGAGGACGGCTGGCGCCCTTACAAGGCAAAATCTGACAGCGTGGGATCCGACGAGCTACCGAACCCGATGAGGTGGGTGCCGACGGCGGTCGTCATCGACACGAACCTCTGGGGCCGAGGCACCCTTGATATCACCCGTCTACGGGATCTCGCCAGAAGGCTTGCGAAGTTGCGCGTAAAGGTCTGGATCCCAACACAAGTCGTCATGGAGTGGGCAAGACATGCTGTCGACGACGTCGAACTGATCATTCCCTCGTGGACGAGCCTGCGGAGGGCGGGGCTGGTCGCTGACAGATTTCCTCTGACGCAGGAAGTTTCAGTCATGCTTGACCAGCTGTTGGAGGCTGTGAACGCCGTCGACAACGTCACGGTGTTGCCGATGAGCGGGACGGCAGCCATTGCTGGCATTCGAGATCAGATCCTTCGGACTGGGGCCGGGACCGTACGGCAAGGGGTTCGTACCGGTGCGGCAGATTCATCGTGGGTGCGAGATGCTCTGATTGCTGCCGGTAACGACCCTAGCCGGATTGTCTTTCTCACCAAGAACGGCAAGGACGTCTACGCCACGATGCAACGGATGGGGATCTCCACGGAGGAGATCTATGTCCGGCCCGAACATCGGCTGCTCGATTCGATTGTGGCGGTTGCCAATGCATCCGAACATATGACCGCCTTAGTTGCACAACATCTACTTGAGCTTCGCCACCGGGAAGTGAGTAGAGGTTTGCGGTTGGTCGCCGGAGCCTGGCTCAAAGTAGACGACATCGCCGTTGACTATGCATCATTCGGAGGTGAAGGAGGCGAGGGGCTCGATGCAATAGATGTCCAGATCCTCCCTGAACCGCTGTTGGTTGGGATGGCAAATCTCAAAGTCTTCAGTAACGGAACTGTCGATGCGGCAATTGAATTCGAAGCAATTCTCTTCGGTGACCTTGATCTGAGTAGGCGGGAGGTCGGCGACGATGGGGCTGTGCGGTCTTGGCAGGGTACCAACGAGAATGCGGTCGTTACGGTGCCGCTCGTCGCGGAGGTTTTGGACGGCGTGGTCAGTGGAGTCACCGTCGCGGGCGAAGCTCGTGCAGAAGCGGAGCCGCGCTGGTTCAACGCGCCAGCTGCTGCTCGTGGCTGGCTTACCGAGTGGTTGCCAAGATTGGCGGGAGTTACCGTCGATCTTGATGCTTCCGACACAACGAATGAATTCATGCTATTCGGGGTCGGCGGACGAAAGGTCGGCTGCGACTTCGTTTGCCACTCTGATGGCGAGTGGACGCTGAACTTTGTTGGCAATTCGATCCGCACGGCGATCATTTGTCGTGGCGACCGCAATGTGCCGCGCAGGGTTCAGTCGCCAAGCGGACGAATGGTAAAGCTACGGCGCAACTTTGAGATCCGAGGTGAGGACGCCGACGGGCGCACCACGAGTCCGTTCCCGATTCTCGCTAAGGTCTGGGGCTACCTCGTAGAACAGCAAGGCGAATAACGGTACTCGGGCGCTGTCGGCGGCCGAGTACGTTCGCGTCCTACACTTCGGCTCCGATCCGCCTGCGCCATGCAGGACCTTCCGCGGCTCCTTGACATCCACCACACGTCTCAGGGACGCTCGAAGGGCGAGTGGTACACGTGTACCCATTGGGCCTCGATCCGTGAGTTGGATCGAGGCCCGACTCATTTGAGCACGGCGATGCCGTGCCGAGGACAAGCTCGCAATCTCACCGTGCCACAACATCGTTGGCACCGTTCGCCCAGGGTAGGCGACTCACCCATCACATTCTGAGAGGGCTCGACATGCCTTTGTTCATTCAGTGGATCCTGTTCCTGATCTCGCTGACCCAGCTCGGCAGTGGCTCATCCAGCGCCTCGGCTGGCATCCCGACCGGCAGCTAGACAGCAACACCGGTGACGACGGACCCGCGCCAGACTCACCGGTGGCGGGCCATCGTCGCGGACCTTCGTGCCCGGAGGCTGCCGTGCTGGCGCTGCGGGCAGCCGATCGACTACGACGCCGCGCGGTTCGCGCCGGACAGCTTCGAAGCCGATCACTTCTATCCGGTCAGCACCCACCCACACCTGGCTCTGGATCCGGCGAATGCGCGTGCAAGTCACCTGCGCTGCAATCGCTCTCGCGGCAACACCGCGTCGGCGGTCGGGGAGTGGGTGCGGTCGGACTTCTGAGGGTCCGAATGCGGTTCGTGCTAGACGAATTGGCCTATGAGATGGCGAAATACTGTGGCGCCCTCAATCGTTCAGACGCCCAGTCTTACCAACTGCCTCCCAGTCCGTGCCATTCGAGCGCTCCGGTCCTGGCCCCCATGAAGATAGTCCCGCAATGGGTGAGGTACAGGTCGGGTTAGTCAGACCCGGCAGGTAGATCGGATGTCCGGTGACTAGCCGTGCAGTCGATCGCAGATGTCACGGATTGTTCGGTAGACCGCAAGGACCAGTGGTCCCCATTTTGCAACTCGGTCTGCCCATTGCGCCCGCTGGCTACGAGCGCGCTTGTCCGACTTCGACATCAACATCACCTCCCATCTCATCTCCAGCCCCCGCGCGCGAGGGGCTGGAGTTGAGTTGAAAGGCGCTGTGAGAGTAGCTGACGACCGACACTGGTGGGGAGGGGCGGGTGGAAAGTTGACGGCGATCGGCTCCTCGATTCCCCGGGCAGTGGGCAATCTCCCCCCGCGGGCATACCCCCATCGCGCGAGGCGGGCAGAACGTCCGGCGGCTGGCGAGGTGTGCGCGTGAGTCGCCCGGTCGCCTCGATCCGATTCGACACCCTCGCGGTGGATCGACTGCGCACCTTCGAGGGCAACCCACGCCGAGGCAACGTCGACGCGATCGCGCAGTCGCTAGAGGTCACCGGCCAGTACCGGCCCGTCGTGGTCAACGAAGGCACTCTCACCGGCCGGACACTGGAAGTGTTGGCGGGCAACCACACCCTGCTCGCAGCGCGCCAGCTCGGCTGGGAGGAGTTGGCCGTCGGGATCATCGATGTTGATGAGCAGACTGCGCGGCGCATCGTCGCCGCCGACAACCGCACCGCCGACCTCGGCGACTACGACCACACCGCGCTGTTCGGACTCCTCGACGGCCTCGACGACCTCGCTGGAACCGGCTA from Nocardia iowensis includes these protein-coding regions:
- a CDS encoding HNH endonuclease yields the protein MTTDPRQTHRWRAIVADLRARRLPCWRCGQPIDYDAARFAPDSFEADHFYPVSTHPHLALDPANARASHLRCNRSRGNTASAVGEWVRSDF